A single genomic interval of Ruminococcus sp. NK3A76 harbors:
- the ruvC gene encoding crossover junction endodeoxyribonuclease RuvC — protein sequence MRILGIDPGYAIVGYAVLDYEANRFTPVNIGQISTKAGVPFTTRLNDIYEDMVSLIDTFRPDQMAIEELFSNTNVKTVINVGQARGVILLAAKRGGIPVFEYTPLQVKSSLTGFGRAEKKQVQEMTKNILRLSKIIKPDDAADAAALAITHGYTVTSRKLGAGGFDGEI from the coding sequence TTGAGGATATTAGGTATCGACCCCGGCTATGCGATAGTCGGCTATGCGGTGCTCGATTATGAGGCAAACCGCTTCACACCTGTGAATATCGGGCAGATATCTACCAAGGCCGGCGTTCCCTTTACAACAAGGCTCAATGATATATATGAGGATATGGTGTCGCTTATAGATACATTCCGCCCTGACCAGATGGCGATAGAGGAGCTATTTTCTAACACCAATGTCAAAACTGTTATAAACGTCGGCCAGGCAAGAGGTGTCATACTCCTTGCTGCAAAGCGTGGCGGTATTCCCGTCTTTGAGTATACTCCGCTTCAGGTCAAGAGCTCGCTTACAGGCTTTGGCAGGGCTGAGAAAAAACAGGTGCAGGAGATGACAAAGAATATCCTTCGCCTTTCAAAAATAATAAAGCCTGACGATGCAGCCGATGCGGCCGCACTTGCGATAACTCATGGCTATACAGTCACATCGAGAAAGCTCGGTGCCGGCGGCTTTGACGGGGAGATATGA
- the ruvB gene encoding Holliday junction branch migration DNA helicase RuvB: MIEQSDYDFENRIVAPTETKAETTDDFEVSLRPKTLSEYVGQEQVKENLSIYIQAAKNRQDSLDHVLLYGPPGLGKTTLAQIIAHEMGVNFRQTSGPAIAKPGELAAILTNLEQGDVLFIDEIHRLSKQVEEVLYSALEDFALDIIMGKGPAARSIRIELNKFTLVGATTRSGQISSPLRDRFGVIQRLEPYSEDQLADIILRSSVLLGVYCDDEGAHELARRSRGTPRIANRYLKRVRDFAEVVGEGRITKEIARLALKRMEVDEIGLDSIDRRLLEMIINGYGGGPVGLETLAASIGEEAVTIEDVCEPYLMQLGFLSKTPRGRVATQLAYKHLGIPLGSDDGQLHF, from the coding sequence ATGATAGAACAAAGCGATTACGATTTTGAAAACAGGATAGTCGCCCCTACCGAGACAAAGGCAGAGACGACTGATGATTTTGAGGTCAGCCTGCGCCCGAAGACTCTTAGTGAGTATGTCGGGCAGGAACAGGTCAAGGAAAACCTGAGCATATATATCCAGGCAGCCAAGAACAGACAGGACAGCTTAGACCACGTTTTGCTGTATGGCCCTCCCGGCCTTGGCAAGACAACACTTGCACAGATAATCGCTCACGAAATGGGCGTTAATTTCCGCCAGACCTCGGGGCCTGCTATAGCAAAGCCCGGTGAGCTTGCGGCTATACTTACAAACTTAGAGCAGGGCGATGTCCTGTTCATTGATGAGATACACAGGCTCTCCAAGCAGGTCGAGGAGGTGCTCTATTCAGCACTTGAAGACTTCGCACTTGATATAATCATGGGCAAAGGCCCTGCTGCAAGGAGCATTCGCATAGAGCTCAATAAATTCACCCTTGTGGGTGCTACAACACGCTCGGGGCAGATATCTTCTCCTCTGCGTGACCGATTCGGCGTTATCCAGCGCCTGGAGCCCTATTCGGAAGACCAGCTTGCAGATATCATTCTGCGAAGCTCGGTGCTTTTGGGTGTCTACTGCGACGATGAGGGTGCTCATGAGCTTGCAAGACGCTCCCGTGGTACCCCGAGAATAGCCAACCGCTACTTAAAGCGTGTGCGTGATTTTGCTGAGGTAGTTGGCGAAGGCAGGATAACCAAGGAGATAGCACGTCTTGCGCTCAAGCGAATGGAGGTCGATGAGATAGGTCTTGATTCTATCGACAGGCGGCTTTTGGAAATGATAATAAACGGCTACGGCGGCGGCCCTGTCGGCCTTGAAACGCTCGCTGCGTCTATCGGCGAGGAGGCTGTCACTATAGAGGATGTGTGCGAGCCTTATCTTATGCAGCTCGGCTTCCTCTCAAAGACACCGAGGGGCAGGGTTGCTACACAGCTTGCATATAAGCACTTAGGCATACCGCTCGGCAGCGATGACGGCCAGCTGCATTTTTAA
- a CDS encoding GNAT family N-acetyltransferase has protein sequence MYKTCLDKLCALLALEYNCNADDFLKTENVLTVSKLQSGSRNYSGKKYFFSACTLGQNTVITADEMLLPFLQKLSEETKGHWLFNIPDLVKIDGELRKYDYKLSATHHMLLPYKEAEPALVLPVKWFNDREIDVFYGDKRFSHAICEKYLPERPDRIAVCAYDGDEIMGMAACSEDAPGWLQIGIDVVEKYRSRGVGTYLVTLMKNEILKRGQIPFYGSAMSNLNSQRIALNSGFRPAWTEINAVKIGEK, from the coding sequence ATGTATAAGACTTGTCTTGATAAACTGTGCGCTCTGCTCGCACTCGAATATAACTGTAATGCGGACGATTTTCTAAAAACCGAAAACGTGCTCACCGTATCAAAGCTGCAAAGCGGCAGCCGTAACTATTCGGGAAAGAAGTATTTCTTTTCAGCCTGTACTCTCGGCCAGAATACTGTAATTACAGCTGACGAGATGCTCCTGCCCTTTTTGCAAAAGCTATCAGAGGAAACAAAAGGCCACTGGCTTTTTAATATCCCCGACCTTGTAAAGATAGACGGCGAGCTCAGAAAATATGACTATAAGCTCTCGGCTACACACCATATGCTGCTTCCGTATAAAGAAGCCGAGCCTGCGCTTGTTCTGCCTGTAAAGTGGTTCAACGACAGGGAGATAGACGTTTTTTATGGAGATAAGCGTTTTAGCCATGCGATATGTGAAAAGTATCTTCCCGAGCGCCCTGACAGGATAGCTGTCTGCGCATATGACGGCGATGAGATAATGGGCATGGCTGCCTGCTCTGAGGACGCCCCCGGCTGGCTCCAGATAGGCATAGACGTAGTTGAAAAATACCGCAGCAGGGGAGTCGGCACATATCTTGTGACGCTTATGAAAAACGAGATATTAAAGCGTGGGCAGATACCCTTCTACGGCTCTGCAATGAGCAACCTCAATTCCCAGCGAATAGCCCTAAACAGCGGCTTCAGACCAGCCTGGACAGAAATAAATGCTGTAAAGATCGGAGAGAAATGA
- a CDS encoding histidine phosphatase family protein gives MRLLFIRHGEPDYEHDCLTENGVIQAQKLSERLDKTENVAAAYLSSMGRAQQTGRIFLKGKIIPAKTCDWLREFDVKVSDPDWPDPVPVWDLYPKNWTEIPGYYDRKAFADVPAVKQSELVKRYTAACEGLDEVLAVNGLRREGGVYVKTDSHDKTIAFFCHFGITCVMISYLLGVSPVIMLQGLSAEPTAVATLCTDDRFGDKVNFRLHGFGDISHLGNVADSGINYK, from the coding sequence ATGAGATTACTTTTTATAAGACACGGTGAGCCTGACTACGAGCACGACTGCCTGACAGAAAACGGTGTTATCCAGGCTCAGAAGCTCAGTGAAAGACTTGATAAGACGGAGAATGTTGCTGCTGCATACCTTTCGTCTATGGGCAGGGCTCAGCAGACAGGCAGGATATTTCTTAAGGGTAAGATAATCCCTGCAAAGACCTGTGACTGGCTGCGTGAATTCGATGTTAAAGTCTCAGACCCTGACTGGCCTGACCCCGTGCCTGTGTGGGATCTGTATCCAAAAAACTGGACTGAAATTCCCGGATACTACGACAGGAAAGCCTTTGCAGATGTACCTGCCGTAAAGCAGAGCGAGCTTGTTAAGCGCTATACTGCTGCCTGTGAGGGGCTTGATGAGGTGCTTGCTGTCAACGGCCTCAGGCGCGAGGGTGGTGTGTACGTAAAAACGGACTCTCACGATAAGACTATCGCATTCTTCTGCCATTTCGGAATCACCTGTGTTATGATATCGTACCTGCTCGGTGTGTCTCCTGTGATCATGCTCCAGGGGCTTTCAGCCGAGCCTACGGCTGTAGCTACGCTGTGTACAGACGACCGTTTCGGCGATAAGGTAAACTTCCGCCTGCATGGCTTCGGCGATATATCCCACCTCGGAAATGTCGCAGACAGCGGCATAAATTATAAATAG
- a CDS encoding ATP-binding protein translates to MIDLNMLGKYRENNCIEAKKALGGLPKSLWESYSAFANTFGGIILLGVEELGDRSLHAVGIDDPVYMLEQIWAILGDKNRISCNILSEQDVQIETVDGKQILFINVPRAHRKDKPVYIGGDPFTGTYRRNGDGDYHCTKEQVQAMLNFSEVIRRMKDNKRSSPAIYTPTSADSNETQRIMVIEYLTDFAYCTAEDIALLLRIELERSNELLSALVSDGIAVRENNGGKIKYRLR, encoded by the coding sequence ATGATAGATCTGAATATGCTCGGCAAATACAGAGAGAATAACTGTATCGAAGCTAAAAAAGCTCTCGGTGGCCTGCCTAAAAGCCTGTGGGAGAGCTATTCGGCGTTTGCCAATACCTTCGGCGGCATCATTCTCCTCGGCGTTGAGGAGCTTGGTGACAGATCACTTCACGCAGTCGGTATAGATGACCCTGTCTATATGCTTGAACAGATTTGGGCGATCTTAGGCGACAAGAATAGGATAAGCTGTAATATCCTCTCCGAGCAGGACGTTCAGATAGAAACAGTTGACGGTAAGCAGATTCTTTTTATAAACGTCCCCCGTGCTCACAGAAAGGATAAGCCGGTCTATATCGGAGGAGACCCTTTTACCGGAACATACCGCAGAAACGGCGACGGTGATTATCACTGCACTAAGGAGCAGGTGCAGGCGATGCTGAACTTCTCCGAAGTGATAAGGCGAATGAAGGATAACAAACGCTCCTCGCCTGCGATATATACCCCGACTTCCGCCGACAGCAACGAAACTCAGAGAATAATGGTGATAGAGTATCTTACAGACTTTGCTTACTGTACTGCTGAGGATATCGCATTGCTGCTTAGGATAGAGCTTGAAAGGTCTAACGAGCTCCTTTCTGCTCTCGTATCTGATGGTATAGCCGTCCGGGAAAACAACGGCGGCAAGATAAAATACCGCCTCAGATAA
- the ruvA gene encoding Holliday junction branch migration protein RuvA: MIYSVRGKVIHTDSFTAVVECGGVGYACRTTLNTLQAIAGKEDVMLLTHLNVREDAVELFGFATGEELEAFKMLISVSGIGPKAALSILSAMTPSAFALAVATGDTKAFTNVKGIGAKTAQRISLELKDKIAKDTISVRGGGGASLNVAPIAGNNASEAICALSVLGYSQGEAASAVGKLDPSLSVEEMIKQSLKILSGMR, from the coding sequence ATGATATATTCCGTAAGAGGAAAAGTAATACATACCGACAGTTTTACAGCCGTTGTCGAATGCGGCGGTGTAGGCTATGCGTGCAGGACAACGCTCAATACACTCCAGGCGATAGCCGGCAAGGAAGATGTGATGCTTCTTACTCACCTGAACGTGCGTGAAGACGCAGTCGAGCTTTTTGGCTTTGCAACGGGTGAGGAGCTTGAAGCCTTTAAAATGCTTATAAGCGTTTCGGGAATAGGCCCCAAGGCAGCTCTTTCGATACTCTCTGCTATGACCCCGAGCGCATTTGCGCTTGCAGTAGCAACAGGAGATACAAAGGCTTTCACAAACGTCAAGGGCATCGGTGCTAAGACAGCACAGCGTATATCCTTAGAGCTTAAGGATAAGATAGCCAAGGATACAATATCTGTCCGTGGCGGCGGTGGGGCTTCGCTCAATGTCGCACCTATTGCCGGGAATAATGCATCAGAGGCTATATGTGCTCTCAGCGTGCTCGGCTATTCTCAGGGTGAGGCAGCCTCGGCAGTCGGTAAGCTCGACCCCTCACTCAGCGTCGAGGAAATGATAAAGCAGTCACTTAAGATACTTTCGGGAATGAGATAA
- the glmM gene encoding phosphoglucosamine mutase, which produces MGRLFGTDGARGIAITELTTELAMQIGKAAAIVLSKECDHTPKILIGKDTRISGDILEAALVAGICSVGADVHILGVIPTPAVALLVKEYKADAGVMISASHNSVEFNGIKLFSNTGFKLPDKVEEEIEELILDRPQDITLKDGCDVGRVYYEGNADWDYVRHIIGTVDSNFSGMRVAIDCANGASSETAQKIFKGLGADCVFVSNEPDGTNINENCGSTHMENLMKTVVEKRCDLGLAFDGDADRCLAVDENGKLVDGDKLLAIFSRFMKENGELKHNCCVVTVMSNLGFFNFAKENGVVTATTKVGDRYVLEEMLKGGYNIGGEQSGHIIFLDYANTGDGELTGVKLIDVMKKTGLKLSELASCMEVYPQVLVNVRITPDKKGKWETDKAVQDAIKLYSDKLGNDGRILVRESGTEPLVRVMIEGKLTGVITEYANNIAKLVEEMQ; this is translated from the coding sequence ATGGGCAGATTATTCGGAACAGACGGCGCAAGAGGCATTGCTATAACAGAGCTTACAACAGAGCTCGCTATGCAGATAGGCAAGGCCGCTGCGATAGTTTTATCAAAGGAGTGCGACCACACCCCTAAGATACTCATAGGCAAGGATACCCGTATATCAGGCGATATACTTGAAGCAGCACTTGTTGCAGGTATATGCTCGGTGGGCGCTGATGTGCATATCTTAGGCGTTATCCCTACACCTGCTGTTGCACTTCTTGTCAAGGAGTATAAGGCAGATGCAGGCGTTATGATATCCGCATCACATAACAGCGTTGAGTTCAACGGCATAAAGCTCTTTTCAAACACAGGCTTCAAGCTCCCCGATAAGGTCGAGGAGGAGATAGAGGAGCTTATACTTGACCGTCCTCAGGATATAACTCTCAAAGACGGCTGCGATGTCGGCAGAGTTTACTACGAGGGCAATGCTGACTGGGATTATGTAAGACATATCATCGGCACAGTTGACAGCAATTTCAGCGGCATGAGAGTAGCTATCGACTGCGCAAACGGCGCTTCGTCAGAGACTGCTCAGAAGATCTTCAAGGGTCTCGGCGCTGACTGTGTATTCGTTTCAAATGAGCCCGACGGTACAAATATCAATGAGAACTGCGGCTCGACTCATATGGAAAACCTTATGAAAACAGTTGTCGAGAAAAGATGTGACTTAGGCCTTGCATTTGACGGCGATGCAGACAGATGCCTTGCAGTCGATGAAAACGGCAAGCTCGTAGACGGTGATAAGCTGCTTGCTATCTTCTCTCGCTTTATGAAAGAAAACGGCGAGCTCAAACATAACTGCTGCGTTGTCACAGTAATGTCAAACCTCGGCTTTTTCAACTTCGCTAAGGAAAACGGTGTCGTGACAGCGACCACAAAGGTCGGTGACCGCTATGTCCTTGAGGAGATGCTAAAGGGCGGCTATAATATCGGCGGCGAGCAGTCGGGTCATATCATTTTCCTTGACTATGCAAATACCGGCGACGGCGAGCTCACAGGCGTCAAGCTGATCGATGTCATGAAGAAGACCGGCCTTAAGCTCTCTGAGCTTGCATCATGTATGGAGGTTTATCCCCAGGTGCTCGTAAATGTCAGGATAACACCCGATAAGAAGGGCAAGTGGGAAACAGATAAGGCAGTTCAGGACGCTATAAAGCTCTACTCAGATAAGCTCGGCAATGACGGACGTATACTTGTGCGTGAGTCAGGCACAGAGCCGCTTGTAAGAGTAATGATAGAGGGCAAGCTCACAGGCGTTATCACCGAGTATGCAAATAATATCGCAAAGCTCGTTGAGGAGATGCAGTAA
- a CDS encoding class I SAM-dependent methyltransferase encodes MRIADKWQEYKILDTSCGDKLESWGDVTLVRPDPQIIWKTPHKTDKWDKADAIYHRSSKGGGEWEYRRKLPESWNISYGDLKFVIRPTGFKHTGLFPEQAVNWELMGDMIKGAGRPIKVLNLFAYTGGATLACANAGAQVSHVDASKGMVAWARENAAVSGLSDKPIRWLVDDCEKFVRREIKRQNFYDAVVMDPPSYGRGPGGEVWKLEDSVYDLVSLCSQVLSDKPLFFLLNSYTTGLSPSVMAYILSEVLSPRFGGEVTADEIGLKVESSKMPLPCGSTAIWRE; translated from the coding sequence ATGAGAATAGCCGATAAATGGCAAGAGTACAAAATATTAGACACATCGTGCGGCGATAAATTAGAGAGCTGGGGTGACGTGACGCTTGTGCGCCCTGACCCTCAGATAATCTGGAAAACACCGCATAAAACAGATAAGTGGGATAAGGCAGATGCAATATACCACCGTTCGTCAAAGGGCGGCGGTGAGTGGGAATACCGCAGAAAGCTCCCCGAGAGCTGGAATATCTCCTACGGCGACCTTAAATTCGTGATAAGACCTACAGGCTTCAAGCATACAGGCCTTTTCCCCGAACAGGCCGTCAACTGGGAGCTTATGGGCGATATGATAAAGGGGGCAGGCCGGCCGATAAAGGTGCTGAACCTCTTTGCATATACAGGCGGTGCTACACTTGCCTGCGCAAACGCCGGCGCTCAGGTTTCGCACGTCGATGCATCAAAGGGCATGGTCGCCTGGGCAAGAGAGAATGCCGCAGTATCGGGCCTTTCAGATAAGCCGATACGCTGGCTTGTCGATGACTGCGAAAAGTTTGTAAGGCGTGAGATAAAGAGACAGAACTTCTACGATGCAGTCGTTATGGATCCTCCGTCCTATGGCAGAGGCCCAGGCGGCGAGGTGTGGAAGCTCGAAGACAGCGTGTATGACCTTGTGTCACTCTGCTCGCAGGTGCTCTCTGACAAGCCGCTGTTCTTCCTTTTAAACAGCTATACCACAGGCCTTTCGCCGTCAGTAATGGCTTATATCTTAAGCGAAGTGCTCTCTCCACGCTTTGGCGGCGAAGTCACGGCAGATGAGATAGGCCTTAAGGTCGAGAGCAGCAAAATGCCTCTGCCCTGCGGCTCAACTGCAATCTGGAGAGAATAA
- a CDS encoding GGDEF domain-containing protein has protein sequence MDLGMMFENMSGLASVYSFDIFPDGSFGELRILAVNKNNARVLASIPDTPDFYPGVLWRAYYSEINHERFCYKCGSENLPLYSYVNAHGFWIKGFYLPFTIPEDEKTADNSGKKTAYLMYVMERSDKVDEDSMSKRSAESSAAVINISIKLHKTQDFVKAMSETVEEIRKVCGSELCSLYTVDKTTQSCSLISEFGEQRELLGIMAKDMGRTPYEVALAWEQDLAGSDCLLLDDLSIIKERDPQWYDSLCKFNIHSIVLYSVRFNRSVVGFIWAANFDRSKMLHIKETLELTSFLIGAVVSNHQLMSKLEIKSSTDELTQVNNRNSMNERIDALLSGKERLPETMGVAFTDLNGLKTVNDTSGHSAGDKLLSRAASLLKLAFGDHEIYRAGGDEFVVFCPGITKKDFDRQTAQLRALADASDDVSFAVGTVWLSGDYDINRAMQTADARMYEDKEEFYRSHPEKDRRSV, from the coding sequence ATGGATCTTGGCATGATGTTTGAAAATATGAGCGGGCTTGCGAGTGTTTATTCATTCGATATCTTCCCGGACGGCAGCTTCGGCGAGCTGCGTATCCTTGCAGTGAATAAGAATAATGCCCGTGTGCTTGCAAGTATCCCGGATACACCCGATTTCTACCCGGGTGTGCTCTGGCGTGCGTATTATAGTGAGATAAACCACGAGAGATTCTGCTATAAATGCGGCAGCGAGAACCTTCCGCTCTATTCGTATGTAAATGCACACGGCTTCTGGATAAAGGGCTTCTACCTTCCGTTTACTATCCCCGAAGACGAGAAGACAGCTGATAACAGCGGCAAAAAGACAGCCTATCTTATGTATGTTATGGAGCGCTCAGATAAGGTCGATGAAGACTCTATGTCAAAGCGTTCTGCCGAGAGCTCCGCTGCGGTGATAAATATCAGCATCAAGCTCCATAAAACGCAGGATTTTGTCAAGGCGATGTCTGAGACTGTCGAGGAGATAAGAAAGGTCTGCGGCTCCGAGCTGTGCTCGCTTTATACTGTTGATAAGACAACACAGAGCTGTTCGCTGATAAGTGAGTTCGGTGAGCAGAGAGAACTTCTCGGTATCATGGCAAAGGATATGGGGCGCACCCCTTATGAGGTAGCTCTTGCCTGGGAGCAGGATCTTGCCGGCAGCGACTGCCTGCTGCTTGATGACCTTAGCATTATTAAAGAACGTGACCCACAGTGGTATGATTCGCTCTGTAAGTTCAATATACATAGCATAGTTCTCTATTCTGTGCGCTTTAACCGCTCTGTTGTCGGGTTTATCTGGGCGGCTAATTTTGATAGATCAAAGATGCTGCATATAAAGGAAACTCTGGAGCTTACTTCTTTCCTTATCGGTGCAGTAGTCTCAAATCATCAGCTCATGTCAAAGCTCGAGATAAAGAGCAGCACCGATGAGCTTACTCAGGTAAATAACCGTAATTCCATGAATGAGCGTATAGACGCACTTCTCTCGGGAAAAGAAAGGCTGCCCGAAACTATGGGCGTTGCCTTTACCGACCTCAACGGCCTTAAAACGGTAAACGATACCTCAGGTCATTCCGCAGGTGATAAACTGCTTTCCCGTGCAGCCTCACTTCTTAAGCTCGCCTTTGGCGACCATGAGATATACCGTGCAGGCGGCGATGAGTTCGTGGTGTTCTGCCCGGGCATCACCAAGAAAGACTTTGACCGCCAGACAGCGCAGCTGCGAGCTCTTGCCGACGCTTCCGACGATGTCAGCTTCGCAGTCGGTACAGTGTGGCTCTCAGGTGACTATGATATCAACCGTGCCATGCAGACCGCCGATGCAAGAATGTATGAGGATAAGGAAGAATTCTACCGCAGCCACCCCGAAAAGGACAGACGCAGCGTGTAA
- a CDS encoding NUDIX domain-containing protein yields the protein MRYKFCPECGSKLSEKPVGDEGLVPWCDKCDRPWFDTFNTCVLSVVVGEDDEVLLIRQSYHDTAKYVGVAGYMKPNETAEIAAAREVAEETGLSADSVTFLKSCFYEGRDQLMLGFVVRVHKNSLKLSGEVLEGKWFDIDTAIKTVRQGSIVQQLLIYTKEKIL from the coding sequence ATGAGATATAAGTTTTGCCCTGAGTGCGGCAGTAAGCTCTCTGAGAAGCCGGTAGGCGATGAGGGTCTTGTACCCTGGTGCGATAAATGTGACAGACCGTGGTTTGATACCTTTAACACCTGCGTTCTTTCAGTTGTCGTAGGCGAAGACGACGAGGTGCTGCTTATAAGGCAGAGCTACCACGACACTGCCAAGTATGTCGGCGTTGCCGGATATATGAAGCCTAACGAGACAGCCGAAATTGCGGCTGCCCGTGAGGTGGCTGAGGAAACAGGCCTTTCGGCAGATAGCGTCACTTTCCTAAAAAGCTGCTTTTATGAAGGGCGTGACCAGCTGATGCTCGGATTTGTGGTAAGAGTACATAAAAACTCCCTCAAACTTTCCGGCGAAGTGCTTGAAGGCAAGTGGTTCGATATCGACACTGCGATAAAGACAGTCAGACAAGGTAGTATAGTACAACAACTTCTGATATATACAAAGGAAAAGATATTATGA
- a CDS encoding DHH family phosphoesterase, with translation MQENMSIFSNESEQQRTLLEKLIRENAGSMDIMIHYHIRPDGDCIGCAYAAAFFLKGLGYRVNVAGHDPVPEVFGYLIKDFTPDEVDEQNLIRIAVDTASPERLGRFADEKIDICIDHHLGNSIDAGIKIAEPQAPACAEILFILMKEHLAKNPYRRQITDLLYMAIITDTERFSHEDVRAQTFIAAAELIKLGADSFRITQRHSVIKSKAKLEYEHRLASGYRFLKGHQIVSAVLTQKDALEIGVGINAFPDLSSKPLELETVKAAILVRELEDGYSRVSVRTRGDVDADEICRKFGGGGHKNAAGCTLREPPDRVRELFETETLDHI, from the coding sequence ATGCAGGAAAATATGAGCATATTCAGCAATGAGAGCGAACAGCAGCGCACGCTCCTTGAAAAGCTGATAAGAGAAAACGCAGGCAGCATGGATATCATGATACACTATCACATACGCCCGGACGGTGACTGCATAGGGTGTGCTTATGCAGCGGCGTTTTTCTTAAAAGGGCTCGGATACAGGGTGAATGTCGCAGGGCACGACCCGGTGCCGGAGGTGTTTGGATATCTGATAAAAGACTTCACACCTGACGAGGTCGATGAGCAGAACCTGATTCGCATAGCAGTTGATACCGCATCGCCTGAAAGACTGGGGCGGTTCGCAGATGAAAAGATAGACATATGCATAGACCACCACCTCGGCAATTCGATAGATGCAGGCATAAAGATAGCAGAGCCGCAAGCCCCTGCCTGTGCGGAGATACTCTTTATTCTGATGAAAGAGCACTTAGCTAAAAACCCATACCGCAGGCAGATAACAGACCTTTTATACATGGCGATAATAACCGACACTGAAAGGTTCTCGCACGAGGACGTGCGTGCGCAGACTTTTATCGCTGCGGCTGAGCTGATAAAGCTCGGGGCGGACAGTTTCAGGATAACTCAGCGGCACTCGGTCATAAAAAGCAAGGCAAAGCTCGAATACGAGCACAGGCTGGCATCGGGCTACAGGTTCTTAAAAGGTCATCAGATAGTCAGTGCTGTTCTCACGCAGAAAGACGCTCTGGAGATAGGTGTAGGGATAAACGCATTTCCTGATCTTAGCTCAAAGCCGCTTGAGCTTGAGACTGTAAAGGCGGCGATTCTGGTAAGAGAGCTTGAAGACGGGTATTCGAGGGTGTCAGTCAGAACAAGGGGCGACGTTGATGCAGATGAGATATGCCGCAAATTCGGCGGCGGAGGGCACAAAAACGCCGCAGGCTGCACACTCAGAGAACCGCCTGATAGGGTCAGAGAGCTGTTTGAAACAGAGACATTAGATCACATATAA
- a CDS encoding GNAT family N-acetyltransferase, with product MEIRFADKNDIDMLMSIRLEMLRIVNGKSADYRFDDELVDNSRRYFLEGDQMTVLAIDNGKAVACASISYIEIMPTFSHPTGKRAHIMNVYTNTGHRRQGIARQMMNMLISDARARGVTEICLDATEQGRPLYEAMGFKESDEYMVMAFDKE from the coding sequence ATGGAGATAAGATTTGCAGATAAAAATGATATAGATATGCTCATGAGCATACGCCTTGAAATGCTAAGGATCGTAAACGGCAAGAGCGCAGACTACCGGTTTGACGATGAGCTTGTAGACAATTCAAGAAGGTATTTCCTTGAAGGCGATCAGATGACAGTCCTTGCGATAGATAACGGCAAAGCAGTTGCCTGTGCAAGTATTTCGTATATAGAGATAATGCCAACATTCTCTCACCCTACAGGTAAGAGAGCTCATATAATGAATGTCTATACCAATACCGGCCACCGCAGACAGGGCATAGCAAGACAGATGATGAATATGCTCATATCCGATGCAAGGGCAAGGGGCGTTACAGAGATATGCCTTGATGCTACCGAGCAGGGCAGGCCTCTTTATGAAGCTATGGGCTTTAAAGAGTCTGACGAGTATATGGTCATGGCATTTGATAAGGAATAA